One Chaetodon auriga isolate fChaAug3 chromosome 11, fChaAug3.hap1, whole genome shotgun sequence genomic window, TCTTTCCTCTTGGAGAGGAATGGCCAGGCCTGCGGCGCCGTCACCGTCACCTCCTGCGACCTCCCCTTCCGCTGCCCCCGCTGTGGTGAGCAGGAGCGCTTCCGCAGCCTGGCCTCGCTCCGCGCCCACCTGGAGTACCGCCACTCGTACCGCTCACCGGACGTGATCACCGGCGGCTTCAGCATCACCGGCAAACTCCCCGACCCGTTGACGGCGGCGATCCCCTGGCACGACATGAGCCTCCCGACCCGCAGGGGGCAGCAGGGCGCGGGGCGGCCGCCTCACGCCCGCTCCCTCAGCGACAGCAGAGACAGCGGTTACCTCCACTCCTACAGCTCCGTGAGGAGACGCACCCAGAGCGTCGGGGTGGGGACgcaggctgaggaggatgacgaggaggacgaggatgaagaggaggcgggcacagaagatgaagatgcgggagaagaagaggtggaggaggaggatgaagctgaagagaaagatggaggcagaaatGAGGAGGACTTCAAAATGTCCATCAGAAAGTCGAACACAGGCCATCACCTCAACCACCATCacctccccttccctcctccagctcctcttggCCTCCCTTTAGACCCGGACTtagacctggacctggacctggacctgggcCTAGTCGGTGCGTTCAGGTTTAGATGCTGGAGTCTGATCTGTGTCTTTGTTCGTCACGCTGGTCTTTAGTGTTTTCTTGGCGTTGAGCGGTCTCGTCTGTGAGCTGCCGTCTTGTgtgatattaatatttaatattaagAACAAGCAGCCAGACGATCAGACACGGTCGTGAGTAAGCAGCTAAAACTTTGTCTCCTTTCCTGTAACCACCAGAGCAGAACTCGTACTCTGGGCTGGAGACGGCCGCGGCCTCGGCCGCCGTGCGCCGACGGCTGGCCAGCATCCTGCGGGCGGCCGACACCACCATGCAGCGCCGGCTGGCCAAGGTGAGCACGGAGCTCGCCCAGACCGACACGGAGCTCCTGTGTGAGCGCGCCCACTCGCAGCACCTGGCCCAGGAGAGGCAGGAGGTCGCCGAGAGGGAGAGGTCGCTGAGCCGGCAGGTGGACGTGGCTGTCATGGTGATCGCCGCGCTGAGGGAGCAGCTCAACGCCTCGGAGAA contains:
- the znf365 gene encoding protein ZNF365, with protein sequence MQQKLCSRGSGSFLLERNGQACGAVTVTSCDLPFRCPRCGEQERFRSLASLRAHLEYRHSYRSPDVITGGFSITGKLPDPLTAAIPWHDMSLPTRRGQQGAGRPPHARSLSDSRDSGYLHSYSSVRRRTQSVGVGTQAEEDDEEDEDEEEAGTEDEDAGEEEVEEEDEAEEKDGGRNEEDFKMSIRKSNTGHHLNHHHLPFPPPAPLGLPLDPDLDLDLDLDLGLVEQNSYSGLETAAASAAVRRRLASILRAADTTMQRRLAKVSTELAQTDTELLCERAHSQHLAQERQEVAERERSLSRQVDVAVMVIAALREQLNASENELERREREVITIQKFLEAAARQETCGKVRIQRFIENLLRRIALAERLVEYYQVNGSPQQCNHYKHQQPTDNGPHRITKSRSAGCQLSSSGLHDNRTQSSSKFGGRPLLSKAGGERDREREHRERLAQSSRLFCRPEHRDDIWNHQRRRSAGYEA